A genomic segment from Nodularia sphaerocarpa UHCC 0038 encodes:
- a CDS encoding CTB family bacteriocin codes for MSHQIFTSELFVTLSDDQQELVAGGADFELAGSNFAQRRANLQGTSNAGPEGSTANSTGDVTAINTAAQDLLGFGAAEVPQIDALGAAPVLNGGAGGGGGAAGGGGGGEGEG; via the coding sequence ATGTCACATCAAATATTTACATCAGAACTGTTTGTTACTTTATCTGATGATCAACAAGAACTTGTAGCTGGTGGTGCTGACTTTGAACTGGCTGGTAGCAACTTCGCTCAAAGACGTGCCAACTTACAAGGCACAAGCAATGCCGGGCCAGAGGGCAGTACTGCCAACTCCACAGGTGACGTTACGGCTATTAATACTGCGGCGCAAGACTTGTTGGGATTCGGTGCAGCAGAAGTTCCTCAAATTGATGCCTTGGGTGCTGCACCAGTTCTTAACGGTGGTGCTGGTGGTGGTGGTGGTGCTGCTGGAGGAGGAGGTGGAGGTGAAGGTGAAGGTTAA
- a CDS encoding CTB family bacteriocin: MTEHIVSELCVALSDEQQELVAGGADFELAGSNFANRIANLAGTATSGPDGSTANSTGQLTATNTAAQDLLGFGAEAVPDVEALGAAPVLNGGGGGAGGAEEG, translated from the coding sequence ATGACAGAGCATATTGTATCAGAGTTGTGCGTGGCGTTATCCGACGAGCAACAAGAACTCGTAGCCGGCGGTGCTGATTTTGAGCTAGCTGGGAGCAATTTCGCTAACAGAATCGCAAATTTAGCAGGAACAGCCACTTCTGGCCCTGATGGTAGCACTGCCAACTCCACAGGTCAGTTGACGGCTACTAACACTGCGGCACAAGATTTGTTGGGATTTGGTGCGGAAGCAGTTCCTGATGTTGAGGCTTTAGGCGCAGCGCCAGTTCTTAACGGTGGAGGCGGTGGTGCTGGTGGTGCTGAAGAAGGTTAA
- a CDS encoding CTB family bacteriocin, which translates to MSYQIITSDWFAELELSDRQQELLVGGVNYQLNDNNFAQGSATTTNTSNSSPEGNSSESNTQLADVDSNAISLFSNEPTEFPALSNFNN; encoded by the coding sequence ATGTCATATCAAATCATCACATCGGATTGGTTTGCAGAGTTAGAATTATCCGATAGACAGCAGGAGTTGCTGGTTGGTGGTGTTAACTATCAACTGAACGACAACAATTTTGCTCAAGGATCTGCAACAACCACAAACACAAGTAATAGTAGTCCAGAAGGAAATTCTTCTGAATCAAATACTCAGCTTGCTGATGTAGATTCTAACGCCATAAGTCTTTTCTCTAATGAGCCTACAGAATTTCCGGCTCTTTCCAACTTCAATAACTGA
- a CDS encoding HlyD family secretion protein, whose translation MNSFPQQDNHFWNRFNEPTPEELSLVEPHEFLPRISKWTNIGAGVLLITFMAAAGLTSVFSYNVTVKVPATIRPEGELGIVQSAVNGTVEKIDVQENQVVKQGEPIAYIDDSRLQNQKSQLENHLEQSQLQLRQIDAQMAEIATQMAAQRTLVNRTVIAAQAELSASQRNYEDQQKTTIADLTEAEATWNLAKLQRDRLQQNNLLTATVQEAEVALNLAKKQRDRLQSVVASGAISRTLLEEKQQEVKSAQAKLEQAKANAKDLMSEKEQALKIAQIKLEKARTSINPHDAAITIASERIKQEQASGKSTLSALNRERETLLQQRLELEKQTIRTSKELQQVEIDLNETVIRAPITGTVLQLNLRHPGQVVQPSQAIAQIAPINSPILIKAFVQPQDIDKVKPGQKVQMQVSACPYPNYGTLHGTVRNVAPDALPTGNNSIETSVQGATQTVAYEATIEANTTYVGRENHQCHLQPGMKGRADIISRQETVLNFILRKARLITDF comes from the coding sequence GTGAACTCCTTTCCTCAACAAGACAACCATTTTTGGAATCGGTTTAACGAACCGACACCAGAAGAACTCAGTTTAGTGGAACCTCACGAGTTTCTTCCCCGCATCAGTAAATGGACAAATATCGGCGCAGGAGTTTTGCTAATTACTTTTATGGCGGCGGCTGGACTGACATCTGTTTTTAGTTACAATGTCACAGTCAAAGTTCCGGCGACAATTCGACCAGAAGGAGAACTGGGAATTGTGCAATCAGCCGTTAATGGAACAGTGGAGAAAATAGATGTGCAAGAAAATCAGGTAGTCAAACAAGGAGAACCCATTGCTTACATTGATGATTCCCGGCTGCAAAATCAAAAAAGCCAACTAGAAAATCATCTTGAGCAGAGTCAATTGCAACTGCGCCAAATTGATGCTCAAATGGCTGAAATCGCTACTCAGATGGCGGCTCAAAGAACCTTAGTTAACCGCACAGTAATAGCTGCACAAGCCGAACTCAGTGCGAGTCAACGCAACTATGAAGACCAGCAAAAGACAACTATAGCGGATCTGACAGAAGCCGAAGCTACTTGGAATTTAGCGAAATTACAACGCGATCGCCTACAACAGAATAACCTATTAACTGCAACCGTACAAGAAGCCGAAGTAGCCTTAAATTTAGCGAAAAAGCAACGCGACCGATTACAGTCAGTAGTCGCATCAGGAGCAATTTCGCGCACTTTATTGGAGGAAAAACAACAGGAAGTAAAATCAGCCCAAGCCAAGCTAGAACAAGCCAAAGCTAACGCTAAAGACTTGATGTCAGAAAAAGAACAAGCCTTGAAAATTGCCCAAATCAAACTAGAAAAAGCTCGAACCAGTATCAATCCTCATGATGCAGCTATCACCATAGCCTCTGAAAGAATTAAACAAGAACAAGCCAGTGGTAAATCTACCTTATCCGCCTTGAACAGAGAACGAGAAACCCTATTGCAACAGCGTCTAGAACTGGAAAAACAAACTATTCGCACCAGCAAAGAACTACAACAAGTAGAAATTGACCTGAATGAAACTGTAATCCGAGCGCCAATTACAGGTACAGTGCTGCAATTAAATCTGCGTCATCCTGGACAAGTAGTACAACCAAGTCAAGCTATTGCTCAAATTGCACCCATCAATAGTCCCATACTGATTAAAGCATTTGTCCAGCCTCAAGACATCGACAAAGTAAAACCTGGGCAAAAAGTGCAGATGCAGGTTTCAGCTTGTCCTTATCCCAACTACGGTACTCTCCACGGGACAGTGAGAAATGTTGCCCCAGATGCCCTCCCAACGGGAAATAACAGCATCGAGACAAGTGTACAAGGGGCTACCCAGACAGTCGCTTATGAAGCCACCATAGAAGCTAATACTACTTATGTGGGTAGAGAAAATCATCAATGTCACCTCCAACCCGGTATGAAAGGTCGAGCCGATATTATTTCTCGTCAGGAAACCGTACTTAATTTCATTCTCCGCAAAGCCCGATTAATCACAGATTTCTGA
- a CDS encoding peptidase domain-containing ABC transporter, whose product MFGLIKLQKNYKCVSQLSEEDCGAACLATICKHYGRFLSINRSRESVGTGQLGTTLLGLKRGSENLGFNARAVKASPEIIDRIKEVQLPAIIHWHGYHWVVLYNQQGKKYVIADPSVGIRYVDRKELTDAWNGVMLLLEPDPDRFFDQPQDKPMGGFARFLKRILPYRGLLSQVLMMNIALGVLALGSPVLIQILTDDVLVRGDVQLLTVVVAAVVVMTVFSSTLQLLQSTMIAHFGQRLQLGLVLEFGRKMLQLPLNYYEARRSGEITSRLRDINHINQLVSQIVVMLPSKFFIAVISFCLMMFYSWKLTLAVILVGALMTLSTLPFLPILQQKTRSLLVLGAENQGVLVETFKGAQVLKTTNAAPQFWEEFQSRFGRLANLTFSTVQIGIINNTLSRLLSTIGGVALLGLGSILVIQGELSIGQMLAFNVLQVNVLSLINSLVGLVDEYFRSQTAVSRLLEVIDATPEVVGGSQKPVAQISGSADIHCSHLTFHHPGRVDLLEDFSLKLPGGQAIALIGKSGCGKSTLAKLLAGLYQPNSGNIRIGSFNLDDIALDCLRQQIVYVPQEPHFWSRSILENFRLGTPYISFEEIVKACEIADADSFISQLPSKYQTVLGEFGANLSGGQRQRLAIARGIMTNPPVLILDEATAGLDPVSEASVLDAILEYRKGKTTVLITHRPSVVKRADWIVMLEKGEVHLQGTPETFMAEKGEHQKFLSL is encoded by the coding sequence ATGTTTGGTTTAATTAAACTTCAGAAAAACTATAAATGCGTTTCACAGTTGAGCGAAGAAGATTGTGGAGCAGCTTGTCTGGCGACAATTTGCAAACATTACGGTCGATTTTTAAGCATTAATCGCAGTCGAGAATCTGTAGGAACTGGACAACTAGGAACTACTTTGTTAGGTCTAAAACGTGGTTCTGAAAACTTGGGTTTTAATGCTAGAGCCGTTAAAGCCTCGCCAGAAATTATCGACAGAATCAAAGAAGTGCAGTTACCAGCCATTATCCATTGGCACGGTTATCACTGGGTAGTTTTATATAACCAACAGGGCAAAAAATATGTAATTGCTGACCCCTCTGTGGGTATTCGTTATGTTGACCGCAAAGAGTTAACAGACGCTTGGAATGGGGTGATGCTCTTACTGGAACCAGATCCAGACCGCTTTTTTGATCAGCCCCAAGACAAACCAATGGGTGGCTTTGCACGCTTTCTCAAGCGGATTTTGCCTTATCGTGGTTTGCTGTCTCAGGTTTTAATGATGAATATTGCTTTGGGTGTACTGGCCTTGGGTTCTCCAGTACTTATCCAAATTCTTACAGATGATGTTTTAGTGCGGGGAGATGTCCAACTACTAACTGTTGTCGTCGCCGCAGTTGTAGTGATGACTGTATTTAGCAGCACTTTACAATTATTGCAATCAACAATGATTGCTCACTTTGGTCAACGACTGCAATTAGGGCTAGTTTTGGAATTTGGGCGGAAAATGCTCCAGTTACCTTTAAATTACTACGAAGCCCGCCGGAGTGGTGAAATCACTAGCCGATTACGAGATATCAATCATATTAACCAGTTGGTATCACAGATAGTCGTGATGTTACCGAGTAAGTTTTTTATTGCAGTGATTTCTTTCTGCTTAATGATGTTTTATAGTTGGAAACTCACATTAGCAGTTATCCTGGTCGGTGCTTTAATGACTTTATCTACTCTGCCTTTTTTACCTATCCTCCAACAAAAAACTCGCAGTCTTTTAGTGTTAGGGGCGGAAAATCAAGGGGTGTTGGTAGAAACATTTAAGGGCGCACAGGTACTGAAAACCACAAATGCTGCTCCTCAATTTTGGGAAGAATTTCAAAGTCGTTTTGGTCGTTTGGCTAATCTGACTTTTAGTACTGTGCAAATCGGAATTATTAACAATACTCTTTCTCGATTGCTTTCGACTATTGGTGGTGTGGCTTTATTAGGGTTAGGAAGTATCTTGGTGATTCAAGGAGAGTTAAGTATCGGTCAAATGCTGGCTTTTAATGTCCTACAGGTGAATGTTCTGAGTTTAATTAATTCTTTAGTGGGTTTAGTCGATGAATATTTTCGCTCTCAGACCGCAGTTTCTCGGCTTTTGGAAGTAATTGATGCGACACCAGAGGTGGTGGGAGGTAGTCAAAAGCCTGTAGCGCAAATTTCCGGAAGTGCAGATATTCATTGTTCTCATCTGACATTTCACCACCCTGGAAGAGTTGACTTGTTAGAAGATTTTTCTCTCAAGTTACCCGGTGGACAAGCGATCGCCTTGATTGGTAAATCTGGTTGTGGTAAAAGTACCTTAGCCAAACTCTTAGCAGGTTTATATCAGCCAAATTCTGGTAATATCCGCATTGGCTCGTTTAACCTTGATGACATCGCCCTGGATTGTCTGCGACAACAAATAGTTTATGTCCCCCAAGAACCTCATTTTTGGAGTCGCTCAATTTTAGAGAATTTCCGTTTAGGAACGCCCTACATTTCTTTTGAGGAAATTGTCAAAGCTTGCGAGATTGCTGATGCAGATAGCTTTATCAGTCAACTTCCCAGTAAGTATCAAACTGTGTTGGGTGAATTTGGGGCGAATCTCTCTGGTGGACAAAGACAAAGATTAGCGATCGCCAGAGGAATTATGACTAATCCACCTGTCCTAATTTTAGATGAAGCCACAGCCGGACTCGACCCAGTTAGTGAAGCTAGCGTATTAGATGCTATTTTAGAATACCGCAAAGGCAAAACTACAGTTTTAATTACCCATCGTCCCAGCGTTGTCAAGCGAGCCGATTGGATTGTGATGTTAGAAAAAGGTGAAGTACATTTACAAGGAACTCCAGAGACTTTTATGGCAGAAAAAGGAGAGCATCAAAAGTTTCTATCATTATGA
- a CDS encoding alpha/beta fold hydrolase, with protein MTTSTNTFTSSKTWIWRGFPICYQTQGTHGPAVVLVHGFGASWWHWRKNIPVLAENCRVYAIDLIGFGGSAKPQPGEEINYTLETWGEQLADFCREVVGEPAFLVGNSIGCIVLLQAAVSNPDIALGVALLNCSLRLLHDRKRETLPWSRRFGAPILQRILSIKSVGQFFFNQVAQPKTVRKILLQAYANAEIVTDELVDILTAPAKDPGAVAVFLAFTSYSTGPLPEDLLPLLPCPAIILWGTADPWEPIDLGRELANYPQVLRFIPLEGVGHCPQDEAPELVNPILLHWMSDGQSRAKGDRYTSD; from the coding sequence ATGACAACTTCCACAAACACATTTACGTCCAGCAAAACTTGGATTTGGCGAGGTTTCCCCATCTGCTATCAAACTCAAGGAACTCATGGCCCCGCAGTTGTTCTCGTGCATGGCTTTGGAGCCTCATGGTGGCACTGGCGCAAAAATATCCCCGTGCTAGCAGAAAATTGTCGTGTTTATGCCATTGATTTAATTGGCTTTGGCGGTTCCGCGAAACCTCAACCGGGGGAAGAAATTAACTACACCCTGGAAACCTGGGGAGAGCAGTTAGCCGACTTTTGCCGGGAAGTAGTGGGTGAACCTGCTTTTTTAGTGGGAAATTCCATTGGCTGTATTGTCTTATTACAAGCAGCAGTCAGCAACCCGGATATAGCTTTAGGAGTAGCTCTACTCAACTGTTCCTTACGATTATTGCACGATCGCAAACGGGAAACACTACCTTGGTCTCGTCGTTTCGGCGCACCGATTCTCCAACGGATATTATCTATTAAATCAGTGGGACAGTTTTTTTTCAATCAAGTTGCTCAACCGAAAACAGTCCGCAAGATTTTGCTTCAAGCCTACGCTAATGCAGAGATAGTCACAGATGAGTTGGTTGATATTCTCACAGCACCAGCAAAAGACCCAGGCGCTGTAGCCGTGTTTCTCGCTTTTACTTCCTATTCTACAGGGCCTCTACCAGAAGACCTTTTACCTTTACTACCTTGTCCTGCCATTATTCTCTGGGGAACAGCCGACCCCTGGGAACCGATAGATTTAGGTAGAGAACTAGCCAACTATCCGCAAGTGCTAAGATTTATCCCCTTGGAAGGTGTGGGACATTGCCCCCAAGATGAAGCACCGGAGTTAGTCAATCCCATTTTACTTCATTGGATGAGCGATGGGCAAAGCCGCGCCAAAGGCGATCGCTATACCTCTGATTAG
- a CDS encoding thioredoxin family protein — protein MNILETIHTPVGSYAPDFELPGIDDQVHHLSRYLEKFRAVGVIAMCNHCPYVSLYVERLKKIQAEFAQDGFTLIGMNGSITTQNLNESFEQMKAFAQRHQLNFPYIWDSTQDVTRSFGASKTPMAFLIDKNGIVQYKGQIDNHPQEPSSVGEDYLRNAIASLLNGQAINLAETAAVGTSLIWRN, from the coding sequence ATGAATATACTAGAAACAATTCATACACCTGTTGGTAGCTACGCACCAGATTTTGAGCTTCCTGGAATTGACGATCAAGTACACCATCTGAGCCGTTATTTAGAAAAGTTTCGTGCAGTTGGTGTGATTGCGATGTGCAACCACTGTCCTTATGTCAGCTTGTATGTAGAGAGATTAAAAAAGATTCAAGCGGAATTTGCTCAAGATGGTTTTACTCTGATTGGGATGAATGGTAGCATTACTACACAAAACCTGAACGAAAGCTTTGAGCAGATGAAAGCTTTTGCACAACGTCACCAGTTGAATTTTCCTTATATATGGGACTCAACCCAAGATGTGACTCGTAGTTTTGGCGCTAGTAAAACGCCAATGGCTTTTCTGATCGATAAGAATGGTATAGTGCAGTACAAAGGACAAATTGACAATCATCCCCAAGAACCATCATCTGTGGGAGAAGATTATTTGAGAAATGCGATCGCTTCTCTGCTCAATGGTCAAGCAATTAACCTAGCAGAAACAGCAGCAGTAGGGACTTCATTGATTTGGCGGAACTAG
- the pyrH gene encoding UMP kinase gives MGTNYRRVLLKLSGEALMGNMGYGIDPEVVKEIAEEVAEVVATGVQIAIVVGGGNIFRGVKAASAGMDRAAADYIGMIATVMNAMTLQDCLERIGVQTRVQTAIAMQELAEPYIRRRAIRHLEKGRVVIFGAGSGNPFFTTDTTAALRAAEIDAEVIFKATKVDGIYDADPHIYPEAKRYTSLTYAHVLAKDLRVMDSTAIALCKDNNIPILVFDLTVRGNVRRAVLGEKIGTLVGGSCEII, from the coding sequence ATGGGAACGAATTACCGACGGGTTTTACTTAAACTAAGCGGTGAAGCCTTAATGGGCAACATGGGCTATGGTATTGATCCAGAAGTGGTCAAGGAAATAGCCGAGGAAGTAGCAGAGGTGGTAGCCACCGGCGTTCAAATCGCCATCGTCGTAGGCGGCGGGAATATTTTTCGTGGCGTTAAAGCTGCGTCGGCGGGGATGGACAGGGCAGCTGCTGACTACATAGGGATGATTGCCACGGTAATGAATGCCATGACGCTACAAGATTGCTTAGAGCGAATTGGGGTACAGACGCGGGTACAAACCGCGATCGCTATGCAAGAATTAGCGGAACCGTATATCCGTCGTCGCGCCATCCGCCATTTAGAAAAAGGGCGGGTGGTAATTTTTGGTGCAGGTTCAGGAAATCCCTTCTTTACCACTGACACCACCGCAGCCTTAAGAGCCGCAGAAATTGATGCCGAGGTGATTTTTAAAGCCACCAAGGTAGACGGCATATACGATGCTGACCCCCATATTTATCCAGAGGCCAAGCGTTACACCAGTCTCACCTACGCGCACGTTTTAGCCAAAGATTTGCGCGTCATGGATAGTACAGCGATCGCCTTGTGTAAAGACAATAATATCCCAATTCTGGTATTTGATTTAACGGTGCGAGGTAACGTCCGCCGAGCCGTCTTGGGAGAAAAAATCGGCACCCTTGTGGGAGGTTCATGTGAAATTATCTGA
- the frr gene encoding ribosome recycling factor: protein MKLSEAKSTMEKTVEATQRAFNSIRTGRANASLLDKVSVDYHGTPTSLKSLANISTPDATTILIQPYDKGSLNIVEKAISLSDIGLTPSNDGSVIRLNIPPLTSDRRKEFVKIAAKYAEEGRVAIRNIRRDVQDTIRKEEKASEISKDESKDQQDQLQKLTNKYTSRIDDLLAEKEKDITTV from the coding sequence GTGAAATTATCTGAAGCTAAGAGTACGATGGAAAAGACCGTTGAGGCAACTCAACGAGCTTTTAACAGCATTCGCACTGGCCGCGCCAATGCGAGTTTACTAGATAAAGTATCGGTGGACTACCACGGTACACCGACATCGTTGAAATCACTGGCAAACATTAGCACGCCAGATGCCACAACGATATTGATTCAGCCTTACGATAAAGGCAGCTTAAACATAGTCGAGAAAGCAATTTCCCTGTCTGATATCGGTTTAACACCCAGTAACGACGGTTCTGTGATTCGGCTCAATATACCACCATTGACAAGCGATCGCCGGAAAGAATTTGTCAAAATTGCTGCTAAGTATGCTGAAGAAGGTCGCGTAGCCATTCGCAATATCCGTCGTGATGTCCAAGACACCATTCGCAAAGAGGAAAAAGCTAGCGAAATCTCTAAAGATGAATCCAAAGACCAACAAGATCAACTGCAAAAACTCACAAACAAGTACACTTCCAGAATAGATGACTTACTGGCAGAAAAAGAAAAAGACATTACAACTGTCTAA
- a CDS encoding glycosyltransferase family 2 protein, with protein sequence MFCSSLLEAEVNPNETILISIVICTADRRISLEKTLLAIKKITYSCYEVIVVDGSSNSETMEMLTIMLSSFNRNLKLATVQERNISVSRNVGIKLASGAIIAFIDDDAIPPPDWIEKLLSTYFLYGDNCAGVGGAVRDMTSPGYPLQYHRGITNIISNTSPICLAGVINHNQPQGFWYNGLMGTNSSYRKDLLEKINGYDEFFDYFLDETDVCLRLIQAGYEIHHCDVVVDHYPQPSHNRLDQKHLTCWYSLAKNTTYFALKHAFNKVPFPVLVIRLTLLLIYRCLLRIIRLKFTHNLSYKMLWKYIQQCLKGVRVGWNKGICLHKFNTG encoded by the coding sequence ATGTTTTGCAGTAGTTTATTAGAAGCGGAAGTAAACCCAAATGAAACAATTTTAATATCTATTGTTATCTGTACGGCTGACCGTCGGATTTCTTTAGAGAAGACACTGTTAGCTATCAAAAAAATTACTTATTCCTGTTATGAAGTTATTGTAGTTGATGGTTCATCGAATAGTGAAACTATGGAAATGTTAACTATAATGTTGAGCAGTTTCAACAGAAATCTCAAATTAGCAACTGTTCAAGAAAGAAATATCAGTGTGTCTCGCAATGTGGGTATAAAGTTGGCATCAGGTGCGATTATTGCTTTTATTGATGATGATGCAATTCCGCCACCTGACTGGATAGAAAAACTTTTATCTACATATTTTTTATATGGTGATAACTGTGCTGGTGTTGGTGGTGCGGTGCGTGATATGACAAGTCCTGGTTATCCTTTACAATATCATCGTGGCATTACAAATATTATTAGTAATACAAGTCCAATTTGTTTGGCTGGTGTGATTAATCATAATCAACCGCAAGGTTTTTGGTATAATGGTTTGATGGGGACAAATTCATCTTATCGCAAAGATTTGCTAGAAAAGATTAACGGATATGATGAGTTTTTCGACTATTTTTTAGATGAAACTGATGTTTGTTTGCGCCTGATTCAAGCTGGCTATGAAATCCACCATTGTGATGTAGTTGTAGACCATTACCCTCAACCTAGTCACAATCGCTTAGACCAAAAACATCTAACTTGTTGGTATTCTCTGGCTAAGAATACTACCTATTTTGCTTTAAAACACGCTTTTAATAAAGTGCCTTTTCCTGTTTTGGTCATTCGCTTGACTCTACTACTGATTTATCGCTGTTTATTAAGAATAATTCGCCTTAAGTTTACTCACAATCTCTCCTATAAGATGCTGTGGAAATATATCCAGCAGTGTCTAAAAGGTGTCCGTGTAGGTTGGAATAAGGGAATTTGTTTGCATAAATTTAATACTGGCTGA
- a CDS encoding glycosyltransferase, whose translation MYIVFPTLEIAPFISGGIGQYISKIIQYLQSSEYTPLILLYNIPEITAIKAREYFNSCSLKCEIYHINELADIQLNSEDIYNIEKTSLALAEGLKKIIADKNIVGVEWCEHGGMGFHTLRDKHCNPDSVFKNVPIWVHLHGAREIWDLTDRYPVALDVGNDYILSNYAERFCLELADAWKSPSQSVADWYTSYFGIHNQVFVSPLPYRQLAEQNSHCAINHPQFPIKILCPGRIVHLKGTDIIARACEEICLSLTEQIYVTFAGYNLATTNPKYKSYLDEVKSFISPNFLKHFAFSGQYLAEEYLKLAQESHLAIFASRVETFCLAAHELNWMGVPLILADIPAFKSHFQHGVNCYKFDGSVQGLTALLTQIIQNPQMLNQIKSQPISEFDFDVFTQLSKVPQISKISSNYFLFTRLQELDLQPGKIYANNFKDLSGSSLRSLILAIVWKITKRLADKLSLSAPMRIYIKGVLKKNNVLQ comes from the coding sequence ATGTACATAGTTTTTCCTACCCTAGAAATTGCACCGTTTATTAGTGGCGGAATAGGACAATATATATCAAAAATTATTCAATATTTACAAAGTTCAGAATATACACCGTTAATTTTATTGTATAACATTCCTGAAATTACGGCTATCAAAGCCAGAGAATACTTTAATTCATGCAGTTTAAAATGTGAAATATATCATATTAATGAATTGGCTGATATTCAGCTAAATTCGGAAGATATTTATAATATAGAAAAAACTTCTTTAGCTTTAGCAGAGGGGTTAAAAAAAATAATTGCTGATAAAAATATAGTTGGGGTGGAATGGTGTGAACATGGAGGTATGGGATTTCATACCCTGCGAGACAAACATTGTAATCCTGATTCAGTGTTCAAAAATGTACCCATCTGGGTTCATTTACATGGGGCTAGAGAAATTTGGGATTTAACAGACCGTTATCCTGTAGCTTTGGATGTCGGAAATGACTATATATTGTCTAATTATGCGGAAAGATTTTGCTTAGAATTAGCAGATGCTTGGAAAAGTCCTTCTCAGTCTGTAGCAGACTGGTACACTAGCTATTTTGGTATTCATAATCAAGTGTTTGTCTCTCCTTTACCTTATCGTCAGCTTGCAGAACAAAATAGCCACTGTGCAATTAACCATCCTCAATTTCCGATAAAAATTCTCTGTCCAGGAAGAATAGTACATTTGAAGGGTACGGACATCATAGCTCGTGCTTGTGAAGAAATTTGTCTGAGTTTGACTGAGCAGATTTATGTGACTTTTGCGGGATACAATTTAGCTACGACTAACCCAAAATATAAGTCTTATCTCGATGAAGTTAAAAGTTTTATTTCTCCAAACTTTCTCAAACATTTTGCATTTTCTGGGCAGTATTTAGCAGAGGAATACTTAAAACTAGCGCAAGAGTCACATTTGGCAATTTTTGCGTCTCGTGTGGAAACTTTCTGTCTGGCTGCCCATGAGCTTAACTGGATGGGAGTACCTCTGATTTTAGCAGATATTCCCGCATTTAAATCACATTTTCAGCATGGAGTTAATTGTTATAAGTTTGATGGTTCTGTGCAGGGATTAACTGCACTTTTAACTCAAATTATCCAAAATCCCCAAATGCTGAATCAAATTAAATCACAACCGATTTCAGAGTTTGATTTTGATGTATTCACGCAATTGAGCAAAGTACCGCAAATATCAAAGATAAGTTCTAATTATTTTTTATTTACTAGATTACAAGAACTTGATTTACAACCAGGCAAAATATATGCAAATAATTTCAAAGATTTATCAGGTTCAAGTCTGAGAAGTTTAATTTTAGCAATAGTTTGGAAAATTACCAAACGTCTTGCAGATAAATTATCTTTATCTGCACCCATGAGGATTTACATAAAAGGAGTTTTAAAAAAAAATAATGTTTTGCAGTAG